From Toxorhynchites rutilus septentrionalis strain SRP chromosome 2, ASM2978413v1, whole genome shotgun sequence, a single genomic window includes:
- the LOC129768091 gene encoding AP-3 complex subunit sigma-2 gives MIKAILVFNNHGKPRLSKFYQYFNEDMQQQIIKETFQLVSKRDDNVCNFLEGGSLIGGSDYKLIYRHYATLYFVFCVDSSESELGILDLIQVFVETLDKCFENVCELDLIFHADAVHHILSELVMGGMVLQTNMSDILARIEEQNKLQKQEAGLSAAPARAVSAVKSINLPQQIKDIKLPDLPQAIKDLKF, from the exons ATGATAAAAGCTATACTAGTATTCAACAATCATGGGAAGCCAAGACTGTCGAAATTTTACCAATATTTT AACGAAGACATGCAACAACAAATTATCAAGGAAACATTTCAACTAGTCTCAAAGCGAGATGATAATGTGTGCAATTTTCTCGAGGGTGGCAG CCTTATTGGTGGTTCGGATTACAAACTTATATATCGACACTATGCCACACTGTATTTCGTGTTTTGCGTAGATTCGTCGGAGAGTGAACTCGGTATCCTAGATCTAATACAGGTGTTTGTGGAGACACTTGATAAATGCTTCGAAAATGTTTGCGAGCTGGATCTGATTTTCCACGCTGACGCCGTGCACCACATTCTGTCCGAGCTGGTGATGGGTGGAATGGTACTACAAACCAATATGTCGGACATCTTGGCGAGGATCGAAGAGCAGAACAAGCTGCAAAAACAGGAAGCCGGTCTATCGGCGGCACCGGCAAGGGCCGTTAGTGCCGTCAAAAGTATAAATCTACCCCAGCagataaaggatattaaattacCTGATCTTCCGCAAGCTATCAAG GACTTGAAATTCTGA